From the Desulfovibrio sp. JY genome, one window contains:
- a CDS encoding response regulator, protein MPKMPPSFSAVTNNRDVAHDLFLLLLNLSQFSDRELVIRVFTEAVGALWPALSFSYAAALSPGLPTALNLDTVKNNYGAFMIEGEIDVLPPQERKLLGNAVSLLALLLERLEQQRQLQDSKQTLQNEVAVRTKELSARNRELENEVVHRILVEETLHKSEEQLSFVLEGSQLGFWDWNLKTDEVRRNERWAVMLGFTLEDIEFTTKQWSDFVHPDDIDHAWRSIRDNLEGRSALHRAEYRMRTKDGSYRWILDQAKVVERDAAGRPLRMSGTHTDITERKLAEARLRRNSAINKAQADIASALTRPEPSIMSIAEVVHRCALEITESTHGFVSSIDPSTQESVATPGAGLRQTEVCLVGQDSRICFPKYPEGFAGFRGGTLNRTQPFYTNAPDSHPASSGLPPGHIPIKRLMVVPAVYQGELLGEIALANSKRDYIEEDLAAIQVFANLFAVAVYRMRALEELIKAKDSAEAASKAKSEFLANMSHEIRTPLNGILGMLHLMGTTPLDGEQKEYLLAAIRSSNRLTRLLSDILDLSRIEAGKMVLHEEEFEVAGQRETIIDLFAMEAKEKGIVLDFSIDERIPSRLVGDKSRLQQILFNLIGNAIKFTDAGKVQIEMMSLGLQHGALRVLFIVQDTGIGIADDLLEAIFEPFTQAENSYTRRFQGAGLGLSIVRKLIGMMHGALTIDSTEGLGTTVYCSLPFKLPASLRRKHDEHAEKAYSLQQDQPLRILFAEDDAVNLMAGKWLLEKSGYTVGTAVDGQEALTKLSDQEFDLVLMDIQMPGMDGVAATRAIREGRAGQDKASIPIIAMTAYSMLGDREKFLVAGMDDYISKPVSMVELHTVLSKVIGGKKGFAPA, encoded by the coding sequence TTGCCAAAAATGCCCCCGAGTTTCTCCGCCGTGACGAATAACCGGGACGTCGCGCACGATCTGTTCTTGCTCCTGCTCAACCTGTCACAATTCTCAGACAGGGAGCTGGTCATCAGGGTTTTTACCGAAGCCGTGGGAGCCCTTTGGCCAGCGCTTTCCTTTTCTTATGCTGCGGCCCTGTCGCCCGGCCTGCCCACCGCCCTGAACCTGGATACCGTGAAAAACAACTATGGCGCCTTCATGATCGAAGGGGAGATCGATGTCCTGCCTCCCCAGGAACGGAAGCTTCTGGGCAACGCCGTGAGCTTGCTCGCGCTGCTGTTGGAGCGTTTGGAGCAGCAGCGGCAACTTCAGGACAGCAAGCAAACGCTGCAAAATGAGGTTGCTGTCCGTACGAAGGAACTGTCAGCACGTAACCGTGAGCTGGAAAATGAAGTTGTCCATCGCATTCTGGTTGAGGAAACTCTCCACAAGAGTGAGGAACAACTTTCCTTCGTCCTCGAGGGCAGTCAGCTTGGTTTTTGGGATTGGAATCTGAAAACAGACGAAGTCCGTCGCAACGAGCGGTGGGCCGTGATGCTCGGGTTTACGTTGGAAGACATAGAATTTACGACCAAACAGTGGAGTGATTTCGTTCACCCGGACGATATCGACCATGCCTGGCGCTCCATCCGGGACAACCTTGAAGGCCGGAGCGCTTTGCACCGGGCTGAATACAGGATGCGCACCAAGGACGGCAGCTACCGCTGGATACTCGATCAGGCAAAAGTGGTGGAGCGGGATGCGGCTGGGCGCCCACTACGCATGAGCGGAACCCACACGGACATAACCGAGCGCAAGCTGGCCGAGGCGCGCCTGCGTCGCAACTCCGCTATTAACAAGGCCCAGGCGGATATCGCAAGCGCGCTCACCCGACCGGAGCCCTCGATCATGAGCATCGCCGAGGTGGTCCATCGGTGCGCCTTGGAGATTACCGAAAGCACCCACGGATTCGTCTCGTCCATTGACCCGAGTACGCAAGAAAGCGTGGCTACTCCAGGTGCCGGCCTGCGACAAACCGAAGTGTGTCTTGTTGGACAAGATTCGCGAATATGCTTCCCCAAATATCCGGAAGGCTTTGCTGGATTCCGGGGAGGGACTCTGAATCGTACGCAGCCTTTTTACACCAACGCCCCAGACAGCCACCCGGCCAGTTCCGGCCTGCCACCCGGGCATATCCCCATCAAGCGGCTCATGGTTGTGCCCGCCGTTTATCAAGGAGAACTTCTCGGCGAAATCGCTTTGGCAAATTCGAAACGAGACTACATTGAGGAAGACTTGGCTGCCATTCAAGTCTTTGCCAACCTTTTCGCTGTGGCAGTATACAGGATGCGGGCCCTTGAAGAACTCATCAAGGCGAAAGACTCCGCCGAAGCAGCCAGTAAGGCCAAGTCTGAATTCCTGGCCAACATGAGCCATGAAATACGCACGCCGCTCAACGGCATCCTCGGCATGCTCCACCTTATGGGAACCACCCCGCTCGATGGCGAACAGAAGGAATATCTCCTCGCAGCGATAAGGTCCTCCAATCGCCTCACACGCCTCTTGTCCGACATCCTCGATTTGTCCAGGATCGAGGCAGGGAAAATGGTCCTCCATGAAGAAGAGTTCGAAGTCGCAGGCCAGCGGGAAACCATTATCGACCTTTTTGCCATGGAGGCAAAAGAAAAAGGGATTGTACTGGATTTTTCAATTGATGAACGTATCCCGTCACGACTTGTCGGGGACAAATCCCGTCTGCAACAAATCCTCTTCAACTTGATCGGAAACGCCATAAAATTCACTGACGCCGGCAAAGTACAGATCGAGATGATGTCTCTTGGTTTGCAACATGGCGCACTACGCGTCCTTTTCATTGTCCAGGATACAGGAATTGGTATTGCGGACGATCTGCTCGAGGCTATTTTCGAGCCCTTCACCCAGGCGGAAAATTCCTACACACGTCGTTTCCAAGGGGCGGGGTTGGGGCTTTCCATTGTCCGAAAACTGATCGGTATGATGCATGGAGCACTGACTATCGACAGCACAGAGGGCCTGGGCACGACTGTTTATTGTTCCCTGCCCTTCAAACTCCCCGCTTCACTGCGGAGGAAGCATGATGAGCATGCGGAGAAAGCGTATAGCCTCCAGCAGGATCAGCCCTTGCGCATCCTTTTCGCCGAAGACGATGCGGTGAACTTGATGGCCGGCAAGTGGTTGCTCGAGAAGTCCGGTTACACCGTAGGCACAGCCGTGGATGGCCAGGAAGCCCTCACAAAGCTTTCAGACCAAGAATTCGACTTGGTCCTCATGGACATCCAGATGCCTGGCATGGACGGTGTGGCGGCCACCAGAGCGATACGCGAAGGGAGGGCAGGCCAGGATAAGGCAAGCATCCCGATCATTGCCATGACTGCCTACTCCATGCTTGGTGATAGGGAAAAATTCTTGGTTGCCGGGATGGACGACTACATCTCAAAGCCAGTCAGCATGGTCGAGTTACATACTGTCCTCAGCAAGGTGATTGGCGGGAAGAAAGGGTTTGCACCCGCATAA
- a CDS encoding MEDS domain-containing protein — translation MHITTTNQPALALGFGNYTCNWGTHFCGLYETEAERDEIIMGFLAQGAQAEDLQFYAPAERTIEDFKSAFSKHCPLCGQYLADSNTMLIQSAKDLYYPGGTFSPWTMEDALNDIFEESQMHGKRNVRATAEMAWALEAIPGVDHLMAYESRLNYFITGKPWISICLYNVTKFDGKTIMQVLQTHPFTISQGVITANPFFQDPDLWLAKNAPEFLRRDE, via the coding sequence ATGCACATCACGACCACAAACCAGCCTGCATTAGCTCTTGGTTTTGGAAATTATACTTGTAATTGGGGAACCCATTTCTGTGGTCTCTATGAGACGGAAGCTGAACGCGACGAAATCATCATGGGGTTTCTCGCTCAGGGGGCACAAGCCGAAGATCTCCAGTTCTATGCTCCGGCAGAGCGAACAATTGAAGATTTTAAAAGTGCATTTTCAAAACATTGTCCGCTGTGCGGGCAATATCTGGCCGACTCAAATACGATGCTGATTCAATCTGCCAAGGATCTCTACTATCCAGGCGGGACATTCTCGCCATGGACCATGGAAGATGCTTTGAATGATATTTTTGAAGAAAGCCAAATGCACGGGAAACGTAATGTTCGAGCCACGGCTGAGATGGCCTGGGCACTTGAAGCTATCCCAGGAGTCGACCATCTTATGGCGTATGAGTCGAGGCTCAACTACTTTATTACAGGCAAGCCCTGGATCAGCATCTGCTTGTATAATGTAACGAAATTCGACGGCAAGACGATTATGCAGGTTTTACAGACACATCCCTTTACCATAAGCCAAGGGGTGATCACCGCGAATCCTTTCTTCCAGGATCCGGACCTCTGGCTTGCCAAAAATGCCCCCGAGTTTCTCCGCCGTGACGAATAA
- a CDS encoding efflux RND transporter periplasmic adaptor subunit, translating to MFLQGEFSLAKYKVLHCGALLFIAALSLCLAGCHEAESSTPFRPVVNTMRIALDRGTERRTYSGVIVARHEVQESFRVGGRIEKRLVDVGDHVREGQVLATLDEKDLRLSVESAQAELKAAISNRDQTSSDEKRYATLLSKQVVSKSEYDLKHLSADEARSRVERADSALKLAISQLGYAKLLSSTDGVVTKTSAEAGQVVALGQSVVTVAQKGALEVLVDIPERRLQDIKGTKAEISLWSSHDARYRAVLRETAPSADPATRTYAVRYSLSDADASVHLGMTATLHLSETSDTPTARIPASALLNQGSGPGVWRVNAQTGQLTFVPVTVDHYTEGDAYVRSDQLAAGDTIVTAGVHKLDKGLTVRLADGEKEDIR from the coding sequence ATGTTCTTACAGGGTGAATTTTCGCTGGCAAAATACAAAGTGCTTCATTGCGGTGCACTGCTTTTCATTGCGGCACTGAGCCTTTGTCTCGCCGGTTGTCACGAGGCCGAGTCCAGCACTCCCTTCCGACCTGTGGTCAACACCATGCGGATCGCCTTGGACAGAGGGACGGAAAGACGAACGTACTCCGGCGTCATTGTGGCGCGCCACGAAGTGCAGGAATCCTTTCGGGTAGGCGGACGCATCGAGAAACGTCTGGTGGATGTTGGGGACCATGTCAGGGAAGGCCAGGTGCTGGCGACCTTGGACGAAAAAGATCTCCGCCTCTCCGTGGAGAGCGCCCAGGCGGAACTGAAGGCCGCCATCTCCAACAGGGATCAGACCTCGAGTGATGAAAAGCGCTATGCCACATTGCTGTCCAAGCAGGTGGTCAGCAAGTCCGAATACGACCTCAAACACCTGTCGGCCGATGAAGCCCGGTCGCGTGTGGAGAGAGCCGACAGCGCCCTCAAGCTGGCCATAAGTCAACTTGGTTATGCCAAACTGCTTTCCAGCACGGACGGCGTGGTCACCAAGACGAGCGCCGAGGCCGGCCAAGTCGTGGCTCTCGGCCAGAGTGTCGTCACCGTGGCCCAGAAGGGAGCGTTGGAAGTCCTGGTCGACATCCCTGAACGACGCCTCCAGGACATCAAGGGGACGAAGGCGGAAATTTCCCTTTGGTCAAGCCATGACGCCCGTTACCGGGCCGTGTTGCGCGAAACCGCCCCGTCGGCCGACCCGGCCACCAGAACCTATGCCGTGCGGTATTCGCTGTCTGACGCCGATGCCTCCGTGCACTTGGGAATGACGGCCACCCTCCACCTCTCCGAAACCTCCGACACTCCGACCGCCCGCATCCCGGCCAGCGCCCTGCTCAACCAGGGCAGCGGCCCGGGCGTCTGGCGCGTCAACGCCCAGACCGGACAGCTGACCTTCGTCCCGGTCACAGTGGACCACTACACCGAGGGCGACGCCTATGTGCGAAGCGACCAGCTCGCGGCCGGCGACACCATCGTCACGGCCGGCGTCCATAAACTCGACAAGGGGCTGACCGTCCGTTTGGCCGACGGGGAGAAGGAGGACATCCGGTGA
- a CDS encoding efflux RND transporter permease subunit, translated as MKGINLSEWAVTHRPLTLFLIILVSLSGAWSYIHLGRAEDPDFTVKQMIISAAWPGATADEMQRLVADPIEKKLQEVPYFDKVQTYSRPGSVVMKLEILESTPTSEVRECWYQVRKRVGDIRSNLPSGVLGPFFNDEFGDVDSVLYVLTGPDFTMRQLKDEAESIRQALLRVPSVTKVRFYGDQTECIFVEIDNAKLATLGIAPQTVFDSIAKQNEVTPAGDLETATDAVYIRVDGALKGVDALAEVPVESGGKVFRLGDIATFHRGPQDPPTFVTRHEGKPGIALGVVMAKGGNILELGRNLDAAMDRIKKDLPLGFEISRVADQPQVVDESVFEFIRSFAEALVIVLAVSFLSLGWRTGIVVALAVPLVLAMVMTIMSVLGISLERISLGALIIALGLLVDDAIISVEMMVVKMEQGFDRVKAATFAWTATAFPMLTGTLVTAAGFLPVGFAKSSSGEYAGGIFWVVAIALVTSWLVAVIFTPYLGLKLLPDFHGVGHGDPHAIYRTPVYLWLRRLVGWCVAHRKTVVCLTSLLFLASIVGFSFVSRQFFPSSTRPELLVEVRLPAGSAFNATARAVEKMEAFCKADQEVKTYTSYIGSGAPRWFLPMAPELPDISYGVTVLNTADAAARDRVKARVEAFAARGGLPEARVRVTTLFLGPPVGYPVQFRVIGPDPNRVREIAYQVRGIMRANPNTMDVNLDWNEQARAIRLVVDQDRARILGLTPQDIAEALQALLSGVTITQVRDGIELVNVVARAVPEERLRPEALADLTISIRNGKIIPLSQVARLEYVYEEPILWRQDRDLTITVRSEVKKGVQAPDVTMQIAPKLKPIEKALPPDYRIEIGGAYEESGKANQSIVDLLPVAGGVMLLLLMFQVQSFPSLFLVLTTAPLGLIGAVGALLLFRQPFGFVAMLGVLALAGMIMRNTVILVDQIGKDIQEGMGAFEAVIDATIRRTRPVVLTALAAILAMIPLSRNVFWGPMAVAIMGGLFVATILTLLFTPALYTMVFRINKSGNQ; from the coding sequence GTGAAAGGGATCAACCTGTCCGAGTGGGCCGTCACCCACCGGCCGCTCACCCTGTTCCTCATCATCCTTGTCTCCCTGTCCGGGGCCTGGTCGTATATCCATCTCGGGAGAGCCGAAGATCCCGATTTCACCGTGAAACAGATGATCATCAGCGCGGCTTGGCCAGGAGCCACGGCGGACGAGATGCAGCGTCTGGTGGCCGATCCTATTGAGAAAAAACTTCAGGAAGTCCCCTACTTCGACAAGGTACAAACCTATTCCAGGCCCGGCAGCGTGGTCATGAAGCTTGAGATCCTGGAATCGACGCCGACATCCGAGGTGCGGGAATGTTGGTACCAGGTCCGAAAACGGGTGGGGGATATCCGGTCCAATCTTCCCTCCGGCGTCCTCGGCCCTTTTTTCAACGACGAGTTCGGTGACGTGGATTCGGTGTTGTATGTCTTGACCGGCCCGGACTTCACCATGCGGCAACTCAAGGATGAGGCCGAAAGCATCCGCCAGGCCCTGCTTCGGGTTCCCTCCGTGACCAAGGTGCGGTTTTACGGCGATCAAACCGAATGCATTTTCGTGGAGATCGACAACGCCAAGCTGGCCACGTTGGGGATCGCGCCCCAAACCGTCTTCGACTCCATTGCCAAGCAAAACGAGGTGACGCCGGCCGGCGATCTGGAGACTGCCACCGACGCCGTCTATATCCGCGTGGACGGCGCGCTCAAAGGCGTCGACGCCCTGGCCGAGGTGCCTGTCGAAAGCGGCGGCAAGGTGTTTCGTTTAGGAGACATCGCGACCTTTCACCGGGGCCCGCAGGACCCCCCGACGTTCGTCACCCGCCATGAAGGCAAGCCCGGCATCGCCCTGGGCGTGGTCATGGCCAAGGGCGGCAACATCCTGGAACTGGGGCGCAACCTGGACGCCGCCATGGACCGCATCAAGAAGGATCTGCCGCTGGGCTTCGAGATCAGCCGGGTGGCCGACCAGCCGCAAGTCGTGGACGAATCCGTGTTCGAGTTCATCCGGTCCTTCGCCGAAGCGCTGGTCATCGTGCTGGCCGTGAGTTTCCTGTCGCTGGGCTGGCGCACGGGCATTGTCGTGGCGCTCGCCGTGCCGCTGGTGCTGGCCATGGTCATGACCATCATGAGCGTGCTCGGCATAAGTCTGGAACGCATCTCCCTGGGCGCGCTCATTATCGCCCTGGGGCTTTTGGTCGACGACGCCATCATTTCGGTGGAAATGATGGTGGTCAAAATGGAGCAGGGGTTCGACCGGGTCAAGGCCGCCACGTTCGCCTGGACCGCCACGGCCTTTCCCATGCTCACCGGCACGCTGGTCACGGCGGCGGGGTTTTTACCCGTCGGGTTCGCGAAATCCTCCTCCGGCGAATACGCGGGCGGCATCTTCTGGGTGGTGGCCATCGCTCTGGTGACGTCCTGGCTGGTGGCTGTTATTTTCACGCCGTACCTTGGTCTTAAATTGCTGCCGGATTTCCATGGCGTCGGCCATGGAGATCCGCACGCCATCTATCGGACGCCGGTCTACCTCTGGTTGCGTCGTCTCGTTGGCTGGTGCGTTGCGCATCGCAAGACGGTTGTCTGCCTGACCTCGCTTCTCTTTCTCGCCTCCATTGTCGGTTTTTCCTTCGTATCGCGCCAGTTCTTCCCGTCCTCCACCCGTCCGGAGCTTCTGGTCGAAGTGCGGCTGCCCGCCGGGTCCGCTTTCAATGCGACGGCCAGGGCCGTGGAAAAAATGGAAGCCTTTTGCAAGGCGGATCAGGAAGTCAAGACCTACACCAGCTACATCGGTTCGGGCGCGCCCCGCTGGTTTTTGCCCATGGCTCCGGAGCTCCCCGACATAAGCTATGGCGTGACCGTTCTCAATACGGCGGACGCGGCCGCCCGTGACCGCGTCAAGGCCCGCGTCGAAGCCTTTGCCGCCCGGGGCGGACTCCCCGAGGCCAGGGTGCGCGTGACGACGTTGTTTCTGGGGCCGCCTGTCGGTTATCCCGTGCAATTTCGCGTCATCGGTCCCGACCCGAATCGTGTGCGGGAAATAGCGTATCAGGTCCGTGGCATCATGCGCGCCAATCCCAACACCATGGACGTCAACCTGGATTGGAACGAGCAGGCCAGGGCGATCCGGCTGGTGGTGGACCAGGATCGGGCCAGGATTTTGGGGCTCACGCCCCAGGACATCGCCGAGGCCCTCCAGGCGCTCCTGTCCGGCGTCACCATCACCCAGGTCCGAGACGGCATCGAGCTGGTCAATGTCGTGGCCCGGGCCGTTCCAGAGGAGCGACTGCGGCCGGAAGCCCTGGCGGATTTGACCATCAGCATCCGCAACGGGAAAATCATTCCCCTCTCCCAGGTGGCCAGGCTGGAATATGTGTACGAGGAACCCATCCTCTGGCGGCAAGACCGCGATTTGACCATCACGGTCAGGTCGGAAGTCAAAAAGGGCGTGCAGGCGCCGGATGTCACCATGCAGATTGCGCCCAAGCTCAAGCCCATCGAGAAAGCGCTCCCACCGGACTACCGGATCGAAATCGGCGGCGCTTACGAGGAAAGCGGCAAGGCCAACCAGTCCATTGTCGACCTGTTGCCCGTGGCCGGCGGGGTCATGCTCCTTTTGCTGATGTTTCAGGTGCAAAGCTTCCCGAGTCTCTTCCTGGTGCTGACCACGGCCCCCCTGGGGCTGATCGGTGCCGTGGGTGCCTTGCTGCTCTTCCGCCAACCCTTTGGATTCGTGGCCATGCTCGGCGTTCTCGCCTTGGCCGGCATGATCATGCGCAACACCGTCATTTTGGTGGACCAGATCGGAAAGGACATTCAGGAAGGCATGGGGGCTTTTGAAGCCGTGATCGACGCGACCATCAGGCGGACGCGTCCCGTGGTGCTGACGGCCCTGGCCGCGATCCTGGCCATGATTCCCCTGTCGCGCAACGTCTTCTGGGGGCCCATGGCCGTGGCCATCATGGGCGGATTATTTGTCGCAACGATCCTGACCCTGCTTTTTACCCCAGCCCTGTATACGATGGTTTTTCGCATCAATAAATCGGGGAATCAGTAG